A single region of the Brassica rapa cultivar Chiifu-401-42 chromosome A03, CAAS_Brap_v3.01, whole genome shotgun sequence genome encodes:
- the LOC103861981 gene encoding early nodulin-like protein 3 has translation MGIIVPVLTLVFLLLTTMSHAASKPRMILVGGYVGAWKVPDSPSNTLNHWAEANRFKVGDVLVWNYDAKVDSVLQVTKEDYDSCNIAKPLKQFNDGDTKFELDNSGAYFFISGAPGSCTKGEKIHLVVLSERNNPGGGSGDGGSPMVSPVTSSPAPSTHAPAPAPNAAVGLKVGSGLFLTAFAIVLAMA, from the exons ATGGGAATCATAGTTCCAGTATTGACCCTTGTTTTCCTCTTGCTCACCACAATGAGCCATGCTGCCTCCAAACCGAGGATGATTCTGGTTGGTGGATATGTTGGGGCGTGGAAGGTTCCAGATTCTCCCAGCAACACTCTCAATCACTGGGCTGAGGCAAATCGTTTCAAAGTCGGCGACGTTCTTG TGTGGAATTATGACGCGAAAGTTGATTCGGTGTTACAAGTGACAAAAGAAGATTACGATAGTTGTAACATAGCAAAGCCCTTGAAGCAGTTCAATGATGGAGACACAAAGTTCGAGCTTGACAACTCAGGAGCTTACTTCTTCATCAGTGGTGCTCCTGGAAGCTGCACTAAAGGCGAGAAGATTCATCTTGTTGTTCTGTCTGAACGCAATAATCCTGGTGGCGGTAGCGGTGACGGTGGCAGTCCTATGGTCTCTCCCGTTACTAGTTCTCCGGCGCCTTCAACTCACGCTCCAGCTCCAGCTCCAAACGCTGCGGTTGGATTGAAGGTTGGAAGCGGTTTGTTCTTGACCGCGTTTGCGATTGTTTTGGCTATGGCTTAG